A stretch of Hoplias malabaricus isolate fHopMal1 chromosome 10, fHopMal1.hap1, whole genome shotgun sequence DNA encodes these proteins:
- the trim46a gene encoding tripartite motif-containing protein 46 isoform X2 yields the protein MTDAELQTFTSIMDALVRISSNMKSMERELRCPVCEEMVKQPIVLPCLHSVCVLCAAEVLVQRGYPPPELPPEPNTPTSSPNTRSPRQARRPPPKTDRLDRVLRTVCGTYPGRRRKDNTVMTMMFPCPTCRCDVELGERGLMDCLRNLTLERIVERYRHTVSLGSMAVMCQFCKPPQTLEATKGCADCRANFCNECFKLYHPWGTPRAQHEHILPTHSFRPKILVCVEHEQERLQFYCRSCQRLLCALCKLRRVHSGHKVMPIAQAYQTLKDKITKEMNYVLANQEMVQAQITQVESAIAQTEVNSAVSKEQLNQCVSELRGVLAERQGGLAKIIEGARAQRTEALNSQLSEKQNLLENAGLLTYTQELLKETDQPCFVQAARITHNRLVKSIDNLQHFSLSADPSFRHYHMEVSRELKLLCSMDFIQAPLAPVIDTQKTLAYDQLYLCWRLPQDSAPAWHYSVEYQRKVGGAGALWGGVKSEGTGGGNSPWLRLEEVGGTSAVIDRLEMDSVYVLRVRGCNKAGYGEYSEEVYLHTPPAPEPSIPLLLPHVNTLALHLSPAIYVLSSCSFLYFSQLFSTFAQTCIPV from the exons ATGACGGACGCGGAGTTACAAACGTTTACATCCATCATGGATGCACTCGTGCGCATCAGT tctaaTATGAAGAGTATGGAGCGTGAGTTGCGCTGTCCGGTGTGTGAGGAGATGGTGAAGCAGCCCATTGTCCTGCCTTGTTTGCACAGTGTTTGTGTGCTATGTGCAGCTGAGGTATTGGTCCAGAGGGGCTATCCTCCTCCTGAACTCCCTCCAGAGCCCAACACACCTACCTCCAGCCCCAACACCCGTTCACCACGGCAGGCACGCAGACCCCCGCCCAAAACTGACCGCCTTGACAGAGTGCTCAGGACAG TATGTGGGACGTATCCGGGCCGTAGACGGAAGGACAATACCGTTATGACCATGATGTTCCCATGTCCGACATGTCGCTGTGACGTGGAGTTGGGAGAGCGAGGGCTGATGGACTGCCTCAGAAATCTCACGCTGGAGCGGATTGTGGAGAG gTATAGACACACGGTCAGCCTGGGAAGCATGGCTGTGATGTGTCAGTTCTGTAAACCTCCTCAAACCCTAGAGGCCACTAAAGGCTGTGCCGACTGCAGGGCTAACTTCTGTAACGAATGTTTCAAGCTCTACCACCCGTGGGGAACACCACGTGCCCAGCATGAACACATCCTGCCCACACATAGCTTCAGACCCAAG ATCCTGGTGTGTGTTGAGCATGAGCAGGAGAGGCTGCAGTTCTATTGCCGGTCATGTCAGCGTCTGTTGTGTGCCCTCTGTAAACTCCGGAGGGTCCACAGTGGGCACAAGGTCATGCCCATTGCACAGGCCTACCAGACCTTAAAG GATAAAATCACCAAGGAGATGAACTATGTTTTGGCCAATCAGGAGATGGTACAGGCACAAATCACCCAAGTAGAGAGTGCCATCGCTCAGACAGAG gtGAACAGTGCAGTGTCTAAGGAGCAGCTCAATCAATGTGTGAGTGAACTGCGAGGCGTCCTGGCTGAGAGGCAGGGGGGTCTGGCTAAAATTATAGAGGGGGCTCGGGCTCAGAGAACTGAAGCTTTGAACAGTCAGCTCTCAGAGAAACAGAACCTGCTGGAAAATGCTGGACTCCTCACTTACACACAGGAGCTGCTCAAAGAAACCGATCAACCCTGCTTTGTCCAGGCTGCCAGAATAACTCACAACAG GCTTGTCAAGTCCATAGACAACCTTCAGcatttctccctctctgccgACCCTTCATTCCGACACTACCACATGGAAGTCTCCAGAGAGCTCAAGCTGCTATGTAGCATGGATTTCATACaag CACCATTGGCTCCTGTAATCGACACTCAAAAAACTTTGGCCTATGACCAACTGTATTTGTGCTGGCGCCTCCCTCAGGACTCTGCCCCTGCTTGGCATTACTCAGTAGAATATCAGAGGAAAGTAGGTGGGGCTGGGGCACTGTGGGGTGGAGTCAAGTCAGAAGGCACAGGAGGCGGCAACAGCCCATGGCTGCGATTGGAGGAGGTGGGCGGGACCAGTGCTGTGATTGACAGACTGGAGATGGACAGTGTTTATGTGCTGAGGGTGAGAGGCTGTAACAAGGCCGGGTACGGGGAATACAGTGAGGAGGTGTATCTACACACACCACCTGCACCAG AACCAAGCATCCCACTCCTGTTACCTCATGTCAACACACTCGCCCTGCATCTCAGTCCTGCTATTTATGTTCTATCCTCATGCTCCTTCCTCTATTTCTCTCAGTTATTCTCCACCTTTGCTCAGACTTGTATTCCTGTTTGA
- the trim46a gene encoding tripartite motif-containing protein 46 isoform X1: MTDAELQTFTSIMDALVRISSNMKSMERELRCPVCEEMVKQPIVLPCLHSVCVLCAAEVLVQRGYPPPELPPEPNTPTSSPNTRSPRQARRPPPKTDRLDRVLRTVCGTYPGRRRKDNTVMTMMFPCPTCRCDVELGERGLMDCLRNLTLERIVERYRHTVSLGSMAVMCQFCKPPQTLEATKGCADCRANFCNECFKLYHPWGTPRAQHEHILPTHSFRPKILVCVEHEQERLQFYCRSCQRLLCALCKLRRVHSGHKVMPIAQAYQTLKDKITKEMNYVLANQEMVQAQITQVESAIAQTEVNSAVSKEQLNQCVSELRGVLAERQGGLAKIIEGARAQRTEALNSQLSEKQNLLENAGLLTYTQELLKETDQPCFVQAARITHNRLVKSIDNLQHFSLSADPSFRHYHMEVSRELKLLCSMDFIQAPLAPVIDTQKTLAYDQLYLCWRLPQDSAPAWHYSVEYQRKVGGAGALWGGVKSEGTGGGNSPWLRLEEVGGTSAVIDRLEMDSVYVLRVRGCNKAGYGEYSEEVYLHTPPAPVLSFCLDSRWGLHAERIALGKGQTYARSVPGLTLLQAADRALTSCHLTSDLLVADVSVTQGRHYWACSVEPGSYLVKVGVGLETKLQEWFHLPQDMASPRYDPDSGHDSGAEDAQDCPPSFCFLTMGMGKILLPKSSVSNAPSAPLTAPLPPRLGVCLDCDKGRVTFYDAHSLRVLWERTVDCSAPVCPAFCFIGGGALQLQELIANRSTEQAPPRRVTIQSTVTNFSN; this comes from the exons ATGACGGACGCGGAGTTACAAACGTTTACATCCATCATGGATGCACTCGTGCGCATCAGT tctaaTATGAAGAGTATGGAGCGTGAGTTGCGCTGTCCGGTGTGTGAGGAGATGGTGAAGCAGCCCATTGTCCTGCCTTGTTTGCACAGTGTTTGTGTGCTATGTGCAGCTGAGGTATTGGTCCAGAGGGGCTATCCTCCTCCTGAACTCCCTCCAGAGCCCAACACACCTACCTCCAGCCCCAACACCCGTTCACCACGGCAGGCACGCAGACCCCCGCCCAAAACTGACCGCCTTGACAGAGTGCTCAGGACAG TATGTGGGACGTATCCGGGCCGTAGACGGAAGGACAATACCGTTATGACCATGATGTTCCCATGTCCGACATGTCGCTGTGACGTGGAGTTGGGAGAGCGAGGGCTGATGGACTGCCTCAGAAATCTCACGCTGGAGCGGATTGTGGAGAG gTATAGACACACGGTCAGCCTGGGAAGCATGGCTGTGATGTGTCAGTTCTGTAAACCTCCTCAAACCCTAGAGGCCACTAAAGGCTGTGCCGACTGCAGGGCTAACTTCTGTAACGAATGTTTCAAGCTCTACCACCCGTGGGGAACACCACGTGCCCAGCATGAACACATCCTGCCCACACATAGCTTCAGACCCAAG ATCCTGGTGTGTGTTGAGCATGAGCAGGAGAGGCTGCAGTTCTATTGCCGGTCATGTCAGCGTCTGTTGTGTGCCCTCTGTAAACTCCGGAGGGTCCACAGTGGGCACAAGGTCATGCCCATTGCACAGGCCTACCAGACCTTAAAG GATAAAATCACCAAGGAGATGAACTATGTTTTGGCCAATCAGGAGATGGTACAGGCACAAATCACCCAAGTAGAGAGTGCCATCGCTCAGACAGAG gtGAACAGTGCAGTGTCTAAGGAGCAGCTCAATCAATGTGTGAGTGAACTGCGAGGCGTCCTGGCTGAGAGGCAGGGGGGTCTGGCTAAAATTATAGAGGGGGCTCGGGCTCAGAGAACTGAAGCTTTGAACAGTCAGCTCTCAGAGAAACAGAACCTGCTGGAAAATGCTGGACTCCTCACTTACACACAGGAGCTGCTCAAAGAAACCGATCAACCCTGCTTTGTCCAGGCTGCCAGAATAACTCACAACAG GCTTGTCAAGTCCATAGACAACCTTCAGcatttctccctctctgccgACCCTTCATTCCGACACTACCACATGGAAGTCTCCAGAGAGCTCAAGCTGCTATGTAGCATGGATTTCATACaag CACCATTGGCTCCTGTAATCGACACTCAAAAAACTTTGGCCTATGACCAACTGTATTTGTGCTGGCGCCTCCCTCAGGACTCTGCCCCTGCTTGGCATTACTCAGTAGAATATCAGAGGAAAGTAGGTGGGGCTGGGGCACTGTGGGGTGGAGTCAAGTCAGAAGGCACAGGAGGCGGCAACAGCCCATGGCTGCGATTGGAGGAGGTGGGCGGGACCAGTGCTGTGATTGACAGACTGGAGATGGACAGTGTTTATGTGCTGAGGGTGAGAGGCTGTAACAAGGCCGGGTACGGGGAATACAGTGAGGAGGTGTATCTACACACACCACCTGCACCAG tcttgtCATTTTGTCTGGACTCTCGTTGGGGTTTACACGCGGAGAGGATAGCTCTAGGTAAAGGTCAGACGTATGCCCGCAGCGTGCCTGGATTGACCCTTCTCCAGGCTGCTGACCGTGCCCTCACTTCCTGCCACCTGACCTCTGACCTCCTGGTAGCAGACGTGTCCGTCACTCAGGGCCGACACTACTGGGCGTGCTCAGTGGAGCCTGGCTCCTACCTGGTGAAG gtTGGTGTTGGTCTAGAGACTAAATTACAGGAGTGGTTTCACTTACCACAAGACATGGCCAGTCCACG GTATGACCCAGACAGTGGCCATGACAGCGGAGCTGAGGATGCTCAAGACTGTCCTCCTTCATTCTGTTTCCTGACCATGGGCATGGGCAAAATTCTGCTGCCCAAATCCAGTGTTTCAAATGCCCCATCTGCCCCACTGACTGCCCCCCTGCCACCCCGCCTCGGGGTGTGCCTAGACTGTGACAAGGGACGGGTCACTTTCTATGACGCACACTCGCTGCGGGTGTTGTGGGAGAGAACTGTGGATTGCTCTGCCCCTGTTTGCCCTGCGTTCTGTTTTATTGGGGGAGGGGCTCTGCAGCTGCAGGAGCTTATAGCCAATCGCAGTACAGAGCAAGCCCCGCCCAGAAGAGTAACCATCCAATCGACTGTTACCAATTTCAGTAACTGA